One part of the Rutidosis leptorrhynchoides isolate AG116_Rl617_1_P2 chromosome 1, CSIRO_AGI_Rlap_v1, whole genome shotgun sequence genome encodes these proteins:
- the LOC139886088 gene encoding anaphase-promoting complex subunit 6 has protein sequence MREEEIERLRGVVRDCVSKHLYSSAIFFADKVAAFTSDPADIYMQAQALFLGRHYRRAFHLLNASQIVLRDLRFRYLAAKCLEELKEWDQCLLMLGDAKVDEYGNFTATKDSNVMYLDKDSEDREINISSAICFLRGKAYEALENRSQARQWYKAAIRADPLCYEALECLIDNHMLTCEEEKSLLSSLQFAQEDGWLSSFYSCLIKKYDKASIVEEKFSELEKEDISNKPSNQSLNCTLKNNTDLLACKAEYYHQCGEYQKCFELTTILLEKDPFHFKSTMVHIAAAMELGHSNELYLMACNLVKDYPQKAISWFAVGCYYYCIKKYDQSRRYFSKATSLDGTFAPGWIAYGNAYAAKEEGDQAMSGYRTAARLFPGCHLPSLYIGMEYMRTHSFKLAYQFFMQAKEICPSDPLVYNELGVVAYHMKEYKKAVWWFEKTLANVPLPLTEVWESTVVNLAHALRKLKRYSEAITYYEKALTIATSLSTYAGLAYTYHLQDNYTAAITYYHKALWINSDDQFCTEMLTLAVVDESRQGIESEIYL, from the exons ATGAGAGAAGAAGAAATCGAAAGATTGAGAGGCGTTGTTAGAGACTGTGTGAGTAAACATTTATACTCGTCGGCGATATTCTTCGCCGATAAAGTCGCCGCCTTCACTTCCGATCCGGCCGATATTTATATGCAAGCACAAGCCCTATTTCTCGGTCGCCATTACCGCCGTGCTTTCCACTTATTAAACGCTTCTCAAATCGTGCTTCGTGATCTTCGGTTCCGTTATCTTGCCGCTAAATGCCTG GAGGAGCTAAAGGAGTGGGATCAATGTTTGTTAATGCTCGGAGATGCGAAGGTAGACGAATACGGAAATTTTACTGCTACTAAGGATTCCAATGTTATGTACTTGGATAAAGATAGCGAAGATCGTGAAATAAAT ATATCATCAGCAATATGTTTTCTTAGAGGCAAGGCATATGAAGCTTTGGAGAATCGTTCTCAAGCCCGACAGTG GTACAAGGCTGCAATTAGAGCTGATCCTTTATGCTATGAG GCCCTGGAATGCCTTATTGATAATCACATGCTAACATGTGAAGAAG AGAAAAGTCTTCTTTCATCTCTGCAGTTTGCTCAAGAAGATGGCTGGCTTTCCTCTTTTTATTCCTGTTTAATAAAAAAG TATGATAAAGCAAGTATTGTAGAAGAGAAATTTAGTGAACTTGAGAAAGAAGATATTAGCAACAAACCATCAAACCAATCCTTGAATTGTACCCTAAAAAACAACACAGATCTTTTGGCGTGCAAAGCTGAATACTATCATCAGTGTGGTGAATACCAGAAATGTTTTGAATTGACTACAAT ATTACTTGAGAAGGATCCGTTCCATTTCAAAAGTACTATGGTTCATATAGCTGCAGCCATGGAGCTTGGACACTCAAATGAGCTTTATCTTATGGCTTGCAACTTAGTCAAGGACTATCCTCAAAA GGCGATTTCATGGTTTGCTGTTGGTTGCTACTACTATTGCATCAAGAAGTATGATCAGTCACGTCGCTATTTCAG CAAGGCGACTAGCCTAGACGGAACGTTTGCTCCTGGTTGGATTGCGTATGGGAATGCTTATGCAGCAAAAGAAGAAGGCGACCAAGCTATGTCTGGTTATCGCACTGCTGCTCGTTTATTTCCTGG GTGTCACTTGCCCAGTTTGTATATTGGAATGGAGTACATGCGAACCCACAGCTTTAAACTTGCTTATCAG TTTTTCATGCAAGCAAAGGAAATATGCCCTTCGGATCCACTCGTATACAATGAACTTGGAGTAGTTGCTTATCACATGAAAGA GTATAAGAAGGCAGTATGGTGGTTCGAAAAGACTTTGGCTAATGTGCCATTGCCATTAACCGAGGTTTGGGAATCGACTGTGGTTAATCTTGCTCACGCCCTACGAAAGTTAAA GAGATATAGTGAAGCAATCACATACTACGAAAAGGCCCTTACCATAGCAACGAGCTTAAGCACGTATGCTGGTTTAGCCTATACATACCATCTTCAG GATAATTATACTGCTGCTATCACATACTATCACAAA GCATTGTGGATTAACTCGGATGATCAGTTCTGCACAGAAATGTTGACGTTGGCCGTTGTGGATGAAAGTCGTCAAGGTATTGAATctgaaatatatttataa